The Glycine soja cultivar W05 chromosome 9, ASM419377v2, whole genome shotgun sequence sequence AATTTTCAAGATGAATgtcatgaatttgaattttgagaaCGATGTTTAGTTCCAATATACTACAAAATATAATTCGATCTCTATGTAAAAAATTCAAGCATTCTCAAGAAAATGTATCTTTTTCATATGTAATTACTACTATATGAtgaatacacattttttttattggttataaTAACTATTGATAAATTGAAAGTCcctcatatatatgtttttattaattttgattaatgaaatttttctttaattatttttttaagaaaaataaattttccatAATAAATATTGTAGTTAGAGTAAGTTAAGAGCAATTCACAAATTTAAGAGAATGGTATGTGCATTGCAGGAGTTACCCAATTAGttctaaaaaaatgttagaaacatTCTCACTTAGACTTTCTTTCTAACATTTTCTGTTTGATTGACTTGAAGTTATTGAAAAACATCAATTTAGAAAAAGATACccactaaaattaataaatttgtgttataaattaatttcaattaatcaatttgaaggttgaaatcttgaaaatatcatattgattatattttttttaccataattAGGTCATTTGACTCCTTGATGAGTCCCTCAGGTCTCCTTGCAAACTTCAGCCCTTTGGAGCTGCTACGTGACTACTGACTAATTTTCGGTTTGAGGTTTAGTCAcacttaaaaagtttttcaccTCTTTTTTCAAGAGTGTATTTTGTGGGAATCAAACTTAAGTTCTCCCCCACAAACTTAGTGAGTTATATTGGGtatactaattataattatcttaattaatgtaattatatatttttatgaattaataattataataactattcaatatattaaaaaaatattaataagtcaTTGGCCTGAGTGGTACCAAACGATTTTCTTAAGAAAAGTTTTGCATTCGAGTCttatgaatagaaaaaaaatgattgagaaaGAAGATCTATTAAAAATGaccaatcatattttttgaCAGAAATTAATCATCCACAAAGTCTATTGATACTTTATAACAATAACAtggtaacaaaaaatatttttattaaaatgttacagttattataaaattaccgCAACGACTTTATAATTTAccgatgtgattttttttactaaataataCTTATCTTATTTCATTATGAATCAAATGCCTGATAAAAAGAATCACATGATGAATAGAGTAGAGGCTAGGGAACAATGAAGCCACCCTTGCTAACTCATAAGCAACTTCATTAGCTTGCCTCTTAACAAATCATATTTCATAGGATGGATGAGTAACTACAATCTTTCTACACTCAACAATAATATTTCCCAATTTTGTCAGGTCCTCACATGCAATAGTTATGTTGTCAATTACCACTTTATAGTCTAATTCATACACCACATGATTAAATTGATTGTATCTACAAAACGAAGCGATTTTAATAGACTTCATGCTTCACCTTCTTGAATGTTCATGCATGGTTGTAAAGCTGTCATTTTGGCCTAACCCACTCGGCCTTGCATTATGGCCCTATGAGGACTTAGCCCCCTTAATGAAGGGCCCTGCAAGGCCCAAACCCACACAACCACACTTAATATGAAGCCAGGGCCAGCCCACGAGCCATgctattttaaaagtgatttttttcaactgtccaaaaaatatatttttaaatcaatttgataGGATTAATTTCAGTCGACCTCGACTAGGTTTATTCGCAACCGATATCGACCAAAGTTATTTTTGAACAACCTCGATGGAAATTTGTTTTCCTAACTCAGTTAGATTATTTTTGGTTGACCTCAGCCAAAGTATTTTTTATCAACCTTTGTCAAGGTAGTTTTCAACTGACCTTGCTTGGGTTGTTTTTCGTTGACCTCAGTGAGGGCTATTTTCGATCAACCTTAGCCAAGGCTATTTTTGGTTGATCTCGACCAAGATTGTTTTGAAACCAACCTTGGCCATGACTATTTTCAGGCTACCTTTATCGTGGTCGTTTTTGGTTGACCTCAACTAGGGTTATGTTTGACAAACTTTGGCCAGAGTTTTTTCTGTTGACTGACAACTGcaaaatttgagtttaattgatagtcaattttagctaagaataattaaaatttattcacttttattttgtttttaatgaaataatgaagaattTAATATCATTGTAATTTTTGACAAGTAGGATTCAAAAGAAGGAAATTTCAAGTGCTTCGgaggaaactttatgcaaaaacttgaagaaaaagttgaaaaaggGATAGCTCACTTAGCGCCCAAGTCAGACTCGACGCACATCTTCGCTTAGCGGGCAAGCTCAAGCTTAGCGCGAAGAAGTCCAAAGGCGTGCTTAGCGCGAAATTCCACGCTAAGCGCGTGACCGCCTCGCTAAGCCCAAACGTGTCGCGCTCAGCTTGTGATCACCTTGCTAAGTCCAGAAGGAGTGCATTGAGCACGAGGTCGTGTGGATTTTAAGCTACCTTgggcctataaaaggagtaggaagaAAAGGAGAAGATACACCGAGACTCAGAgctctctaatgaatacatccAAAGCCCGAACATCTCTTATGGGGGAAACCCTCTCTTTAGCCATTCTACCATCTTCCTTTATCCACATTAATCCTTAAAGTGTAAAGTCTTTCATGgtcatgagaggctaaacccccatTGTTGGGAGCCTAGCAACCAAATACCCTTGTAATGTAATCTTTCCTTATTATTTAttccaatttttattgttttttcctgtgctttattgttattgtatgaCTTGATCATCCTTGCATATTTTTAGAGATTAAGCATTGGGAAGTGTTTCATTTCTAAAGAACTAAGAAATGACATCTAAATAAAtcattgctagggatagagTGATCTTGTTTTACCTATGCATACATCTCCAAACTTTAtacaatttattgttttatctttgcaaatggatttgagagagagaataaataaattaggttCTTCATCGTGAGGGATCAGGGTTGAGTATCTTAATAGATGTTGGTGAAAATtggaataacattaaatagagaaacacCTTAGCATTGCATCAAGGGTAGTTAGGCATGCTAGACCCCAACATATCTGAATTTACCTTTAAGCATTCAAACACATTATCACcatctttatcttctatctttatcGTCTTTTACTTTAAGTCTTTATCTTATCTTCTACCTCTCTttatcctctattttaaattccttatctttcttatcccttactttctttaaattttacatctacaattcctttctcttttaCTATTCTCTTGCTTAAAAATTGGGATATACACCAACTCAAGTACGAAtaaagtccctgtggattcgacactcaaaCTTTCGAGTAATTTTACTATTTGTGacaatttggtgcacttgccaatgagttaacatTGACCTCAACTAGGATTATTTTCTATCGACTTCGGCCAAGTTTATTTTTGGCTGACCTGGGTTGATATTGTTTTCGATCGACCTCGGCAGAGCTATTTTCGATTGAACTCGACTAGGATTATTTTCTATCAACCTCAACCAAGGTTGTTTTTGGCCAACCTCCACGGGACATTTTTTGGTTGACCGAACTAAAGTTAATTGTGGCCAACCTCGACTAGGGTTATTTTTGGTCGACCTCAGCCAAGACTATTTTCGATCGACCTCGTTTATGGTTAATTTTGGCCAACCTTGATTATGGTTATTTTCGAGCAACCTCGACTAAGGTTAATTTTAACTGAGGTTATTTTTTACCAATCTTGACTACGGTTAATTGTGTCCAATTCCAGCCAACCTCTTttatacaaaaacaaataactatTATACTAAAATAGATATTTGAATTATGGGAATTGAAAAAAAGGTCTAATTTTTTTGCCGATGGATTGGCCCTAGCCCACAAGGCTTTGTGGGCTTTTTGGTCCTATGGGCCATTTATATATGTGACCCATTTGACAGCTCTATTGATGGTTGTCTCCATGATGTCATTGCTGAAATCAATATCCCTTGATCATCACGAACACATAAATAAGTTCTAGTGGTATTACAAATCATATGAAAGCTAGAATGCACATTGTATTTGAGTCATGCATGTTATGGTTTTTGCCAACCTTCATTGATACGGTTTTGAGTGTCAATTCTCCCCAGCTGACCTTTTGTCTTTGCACACTTCCAACTCTCGTGAAATTTCTCTCCTCTTTTAACCACAAACTCACTTGGGACATCCTTGTTTTTCTAGAACGGatcatttcttcttctcctcctcctcctccatacGCTCCATAACAAGATAGTCATTTgatctttcctttcttcttgcAGCTTTGAAAACAAGGTGAAAAAGAATTCCTTACATGATTCAGTCTGTAACAAGACCTCTTGACTCCAGGCAATGACTTAGGTTGAGCTTTGACCAATGATCTTCATTTTTTGTGCATGTAAAAAAAGCGTGAATAGTTGTCTTAACTTTAACTTCACATAGCGGACAAACAATGAGACACTGCACGCCTTTATAATTCAAAGTTATTCTTGTTGGAATGGAGCCTCTACATATTTTTTACATCAAATTAGTCGGGCTAGAATATTTGCTTCCTAGATCAACCTATGTGATTTTATAACGTTTCTTATAAAAACATCTCATGTAACATTAttggaattataattttttttatcatatttataaagaatattaaaattattaataataatttactataattataaaatattccataaaattaaataaatcacttaccatatttaataaaaccatattttgtatataataatatataaaaaaaattatatacccaattaaaaagaatttattgGATGATCATATATGAAGAAATTATGTATTTATaataagattttataattatcaatttaacTTCAACTATTTCTAAATTCAAAAagcatttataatttataataattaaaaatttcaaaaagtcAGTTACaacaaattgtaaataattataatatatatatatatatatatatatatatatatatatattatctttaattctttaaaaataaaaaataattccttcacaaaatataattaattaataatggatattttttttagtctgtAAGAATTATAGATACTAGCGGAACAATCGACTGAGCTAGACATATGTAATAATGATATCATgtataatttgatgataataGATTTTGTATTCTTCCTCTGAAGCCATAACCTAACCTTAAAAGGCTAAAACCTTTTGTGTTTGCGCCGCTCTAAAGCCAAGCCTGAGACTCGCGACTCACCACCACTGCTCGCCGGCCTCTAATTTTGAAAGCTTCTGCGCCTCCCACGCCATTTTTGATACTCTCTTTGGTATTGTAATtcaaagttatttatttatgtaaatgaATCAATTGTTTTAATCGTTAGGGTTTTGAGTTTTAACCTTTAACTCACCGCCGCAAAGCGAAGCAGCACAATTTCGTAGTTATATGTGGCAAATCCTTTTCTTTTGCACAATAATCTAATTTGTTCTGTAACGTTATAGTGTTCGCATAGTGAGATATGGGGAAGAAGGCGAAGAAAGCTATGAAGAAGAATTTGAAAAGGGCTTCCTTTAATAAGAATCCATCTGAGGATGCTGATTTCTTGGTACGTGAATCAATGTTGATATCATGTGctctcaattttcaattttcttttttcttcatttctttttttgcgTGTAATTTGTGTGCTTAATTTTGTTGCTCTATTGGTGAAGCCCTTGGAAGGTGGCCCTGCTCGTAAGCTCGCCGGCCAGCAGaagccgccgccgccgccggagAACACCGCCACGGTTTTGTACGTCGGTCGGATCCCACATGGGTTCTATGAGAAGGAGATGGAAGGTGCATGTTTTTGGATTTTGTTACATGATTTTTGTGGTGTGTGTGCTTATCTTTGCTTTTTGTAGGTTATTTTGGGCAATTTGGAACCATTAAGAGGTTGAGAATCGCAAGAAATAAAAAGGTTTGTGGCATGCTTGTTTACTTTATATTTGcttgtgtttgttgttgtttacaTAAATTAATGAAGATCTGCAAGAAATAAAAaggtttgttgcttgcttgtttaattgtttcctttatatttgtttttgttgttgtttacaTAAATTGATGATGATTTGTGGCAATCCTTGGTTATTCTAGTCTATCTACTCATGCGTAGCTGATGGTACTTATGAATTCAGTCGCCTTTTTTCTGTAGCATGTTTCATTCTGGTGTGTGAATCTGCATATGTGTGTATAATGTGTATCAGGGGAAAGAATGCACTTACAAGTGGTTAGTGtgattaacttttttctttcattcttatCCAAGCATATGGTTGTATGgtcaaaatttgtttttcttgtctCATGCTCTGTTTAGGTGTGTGTtcttaatttaagaaaatgttcaaattcaaatgcAAAACCTTCATATATTTATGAGTTCCTCGTCTTCAGCTCTCACTTCCTGGAATATAAAGCACATGTGAATCACTATTTTAGtattgtttttttggtttggttCTTAGCATTTGGAAGAAAGTATGTCTTTTGAGCCGTCAAGTTATttgtttcattaaatattttggtTCAGCAGTATTTATTTGTTGTTGAATTACCATTGCAGTGatgattgatatttgtttaagTTGATTGATACTGATCATATGTGTTTCTTGATGTTTAACAGTCTGGAAAATCAAGACATTTTGGGTTCATAGAATTTGAATCTCCCGAGGTAGGTAGTTGTTTCTGCTGACTGATTGATATGTTGTGACTTGTGGCTACTATTATGTTTGTGAAAAATCCAATTTCCTTGTTCTAATAATATGCCCCGATTTGTAGGTAGCAAAAATTGTGGCTGATACTATGCATAATTATCTCCTTTTTGAACACCTTCTCCAAGTTTATGTGATACCTCCAGAGCATGTTCATCCAAGAATGTAAgttattcttaaattttttttacatatcaattttcttttaaagattTGTTACATGGTTTTCTTAATCCTAGGCTGTTAGTGTCTAATTGtctattttcttctcatttcaTTTCTTTACTTTGGTATGACAAAGAGATATTTATTGAGAGTCTTGAAGAAAACACTATGGACATCAGGAGTTCCCATGAATGATTTGGGGGAGGGGCATTGGCTAGACTCAAAAATTATTTAGCACACTATAGCTTTCCATCCCCTCTGTATATCAgataaatagttttattatcAGTTCTGTTCCATAGAACTTCTATCATGTCTTTATATTATATGCCCATTAGTTCGGTGACACTTTTGTTTAAGATGATTGTAGCCAAGATTATTATTCTGACCCCCTCCCaaacaacaaaagaaagaaaatagaccTGAAAAGATGCTATGAGCAGAAACACAATAATAGCTTGGAAAATTATCATATCTCAAAATGTGCAATTACAGCCGGCTAAAAAGCCTAGCATTCATTTTTAACCAAATAACCCCACATGCCTGAAAAATGAGCAGGAATCCTGATCCtgtaaaatgacatattttGTAACATTAGATTGAACTATTGGCATATTATGTGTCTTGATTAAAGGTAAAACTAAGAATTAGTTTTGTATGTTGAATATCACCAAGAGTATCAAATGAATATGTGATGTTGCATTTTTGTTTGTAGATGGAGAGGATTCAATTACCATTACAAGCCATTGGATTCTGTCCAAATTGAACGGAAGCGTCATGACAAGGTATCTAGATCAATGAATAAGAAAGTATATCTTCTGGATATTGTCAGTCTGATTCTCAGTATAATGTTCTGTTCGTTGTTGTTGTCATTCCAGGATAGAACATTGGAAGAGCACAAGAAGTTGGTGGAGAAGGTTCTGAAACATGACCAAAAACGACGTAAAAGGATAGAGGCTGCTGGGATTGATTATGAATGCCCTGAGATTGTGAGACTCTTGCTTTTATCAATctgtattttttcataaaattagaaaagtcttcttttttatttttgctctcAAATTCTGTGGTTTGTTTGCTCCATTCTGAACTATATAATTGCTGTTACAGGTGGGTAACATCCAACCTGCtccaaagaaaataaagtttgaaGACTGAGTGGGTAACCTGTCTCATCATCTTTAAAAGATGATTTTTCTGCATATCCTGAAAGGTACTAGAGAACTTAATCAAAGTGAGGTTGTTTTGTTACCTTTCTTCCCTTAGATGTGTTAGAGTAAAACTGCTACTGCTGTTTTAGGACTTAGTATTAGCATTTAACTATTGTCAAGCCTTTGCAATTTTGGGACTTAATTCTGAAACCTTGTGTTCTCAGAAATATTTTATAGAAGCATTATCcgtttcttaatatttttcccAGGAGGGTAGATTGTTAAGATTGCCAATCTGTTGAAATTGAATTCTAAAGATAGATAAAATTCCTTGAGGGGTTTGACCACATTGTGAACTCAATTGAATAtaccttaaaattattttgtgatgaagagAATTATCCCGCGCTGAAGAGAAGTGAAATGGTtattgtttgaggaaaaacaaaatacacGTGAGAagtaaaatgattattattcaaTAGAAATTTTCTAAATCCCTTATAACAGGATGGgcttaaataaaatgattaattgtAATTTGAGTTTGGTTTGTTTTCCGGACCAGAGATTTATCTTGAAAATTATCAAGCCATATTCACATCcctcttttttaatttctattctgCTTCTCTCCTTACACCCCGTTCGGCACTCAAAGACACCTCATTTTCAAACATCTTACTTTTTCTTTACACGTAttgctttttttagtttttttttttgtcttttataacatttttcatGTGAGTTTGAGCAcatttattgtttgttttttttttaaaatatcaattgaattaaataaaaaattcaaataaaatgaaattaataaaaatagattcaattattccttaaactttttcaaataaaaatgaaattaataaaaacagattcaaaattatttcttaaactttttcaaataaaaaatagaaggcttaattaaattttttatatttgaaatatagtttgttttaaattattaccTAGCATtcacttttttataataaagtaCCTGAAAAaattttagatttcattttattatccATCATTAGTCTTAGTCTTATTTTGTTAAGTGATTATGTTGCAAACAAAGTGTCATGTTATCATACCTTGTCATTGACATCTCAGTGTCACgtcattattttcttcttcttctccaacgATAATCACCACTACCATGCCACCATCGTCGACCACACTGTGCCACCACTGTCGTCGACTGTCACCATCGCGTCGTCCAACCCCTTCCTCTTCTCCCCTTCTCCAACTGAAAACAACCCACCTCATGTTACCAATAGAAAACAACTCACCTCGTTGATTCATCTTCTCTTTTAATCGACAatggcaacaacaacaaaatcatcaacaagattATCAACACAAGCGGACTCAATCGCGTCGAGGAAGGTGGTGTGAATGTGTGAGGATGCTGGTGCGATAGAGATGTAGCGACTCACTGTTAACTTATTGACAaatgtattaattttatcacaagtagtaaagattaaaatggAAGTTCAAGTGTCGAATTCACATGGACTTTGGTTGTACTTAAGTGATGCAAGCCCAATTATTAAGCAATGAGAAAAAGTAGTAGAAGAAAAGATAAGGAATTGGAAGTGTGAAATTTGGAgtaagacaaaaaagaaaataacaagaaaaataaataataatctaaataCAAAAAGATGAAGTTAGAATCTGATAATGTTGGGGCCTAATATGCCAAAATTAGTTATAGTGTAATGTAAAAGATTTTCTTTATCTAATGTGATAATGTTAAGGCCTAGCATGTCAAAATTTCTGTTTCCACCAACATCTACTAAGACACTCAACCTTGATCCCTCACGATGAAgagtctaatttatctattatctCCCCTAAATTCCTTTGCAAAGATTGAATAGTAAATCACACTAAGCATGGAGATGTATGCAGAGGCAAAACAAAGTcactctattcctagcaatgaATTATTTAGATGCTTTTTCCCAGTTCATTAGAAATTACCATTTCTCAATTTATAAttcctaaaactaatgcatggaTGATCAGACCATACAATAACGATGAAGAGCAGAaaagaaataatagaaatagaaattgcATTTAATAGATAATAAGAACAGTTACATTACAAGGGTGTTGGCCTGCCAGTAGGGGTGGAAATGAGCCAAGCTAAGCCAAGCTTTACTAGGCTTGAGCTCGGCTTGAGTTGAATGCGCAAGGCTTGAGTTCGGCTTGAGTTGAATGCACAAGGCTTGAGCTTGGCTCATTACTTGTCatagactttttttaaaagctCGGCTCGACTTACATAAAAGCCTGGCTTGGCCTACAAGCCTATTTAAAAGCCTGCTTAAAGACGTCTTTGAccaattaattgttttaaaacctagtgaaatactaactaaaaaaagaaacttataaaatttcgtataagtaatgtacaaatccaaaaataattaacaaaatcatattgaattcaagttgttaaaacacaaagtatataaaaagaaaatgaaaagaaaaagcataatattaaaaaaaatatggattagagatgatttatactaatatagccaaataaaaatatttaaattgtctaAAAATGTCTTTACAAAACATTCTTTTCTTTAGAAGTATTAATCTGATTGCATTATTCTTTTAACTtgagtctttttctttttgaaaattttccacATGCAAGTGAACTCTCTAAGCACTTTATGTCACTTCATCCTATCATTCATAATGCCACAAAAATGGTATagataatagttattattattattattattattattattattattattattattacttaaacaAGTTGGCTTGTCAAgcttaacaagttttttttatagtttgactttgacctttttatctaaaaaaactttttaaaaagcttgAGTTTGGCCTAGTAAACAAGTCAA is a genomic window containing:
- the LOC114425653 gene encoding MKI67 FHA domain-interacting nucleolar phosphoprotein-like, with the protein product MGKKAKKAMKKNLKRASFNKNPSEDADFLPLEGGPARKLAGQQKPPPPPENTATVLYVGRIPHGFYEKEMEGYFGQFGTIKRLRIARNKKSGKSRHFGFIEFESPEVAKIVADTMHNYLLFEHLLQVYVIPPEHVHPRIWRGFNYHYKPLDSVQIERKRHDKDRTLEEHKKLVEKVLKHDQKRRKRIEAAGIDYECPEIVGNIQPAPKKIKFED